CTCCATGCACGCGACTGGAAAAAAGCAGGGACGGGTCCGGATTGACCGCTAATCGTCGGCTGATGGGCGCCACCCGCATGTTCAAGGCGCTGCCCGTGGTGTGCGAACCGCCGTTGATATAGATATTCGGGGTGAGTTTGATGTTTTTCTGTTTTTCTATCGGATAGAGCAGGGTGTTCGCGGCGGCGGCCGCCTGTTTCAAGAGTTCCGGGGGACTCCCGGTGCTGACGGTGTTGGCCGTGGAAAACACGGTGTCCTGGATGTGTAGGACCATCTCGCGGAAGCTGCCGATGGCGTCGGTTGAGTGAGGTTCGTTGGTGTGAATGTCCACCACATAACCGCTTCGCTTGAGTTTTCCAGTGACCGGGTCGTGATAGGTCGATCCCGGAGGCTCGATAATCGTGCTCCCGAATCCTCCATGTTGCCACGTGATGGCCCCGAAGGCGTGGTCGTGCCAGTAGGTCGTCCCAAAATCGGCATCGGGGTAATACCGATAGCGGACGAATTCCACGCTGACGATTTCGCCCTTGGCATGAGTGTAGGATAGGGGAGCCGTAAAGGTGATCTTTTTCCCTGAAATCGACTTGATCCTTCGAATTTCGAACGTCGTCACCTGATCCATTCCGACACCGAGATCGGTTCCCACATGATAGCGCGCCGCCGCCTTCTCGCTTGTGAGAACGACGGAACTCGCCCCTGGCTTGACCCGATCCGCCAGGTTTCCATTCATCGCCGGCGGAAGGCCCTTTTTCCCATCGATCAACTCATCTTTGTACGGCCGAACCGCCTGTTCATAGGAGAAGCCGGTAATAACTCCGTCCGATGCTTGGTTGTCAAACTGCCAGAAATGCGGATGGATATTGAGCTTGCTGGCATAGCCGTTTTCCTCGTTGTCTTTCCAGCCGCCGTTCGTCAGGATCACATCGATGCAATCGTAGACGTTGGCTCGATACACCAGCGGAACCCGGAGTTTCTCATCGGCCCGGATGGCCGCCTCCTCCTCTTTTAATACGTAGAGCAAGCCGTCGTTGTCCACGACCGGAGGATTCTTTCCGTCGCCCTTTGCCAGTGTGATCGGGAGTTGTCCGATGACATTGATCCGATAAAGCTTTCGTTGGGCCATATTATCGCTTTGAATCGGACAGAGGCTCCACGGACCTTGCTCACCCGGCCGTGCAGGCCGGGTCGTCTCGATGCCGCCGACGCCGCCCGCGCCCTTGGGGCCCCCGGGATCGGCGTAGGGGTTGAACACATCGTCCTTTTCGACCATCCCGCCGCTTTTGACATGGAAGGGCTCCAGCCACGGGGCCGGTCCGTGATTTCGGGCAAACGGCGGCCGTTTTCCAAAATGCGGCTGCAGAGCCGGCCACGCGATCTTCCCGGTGACCGGATCAAACGCGATCTTTCTCCGCTGGCCCGGGCCGACCTTGATGCCCATGTGTTCAGTTGGCGGGCGGTACTTCGGCCATACTTGGGTCGTTTCAGGCTCGGTCATCGCCAGGAGACCTTTAGCCGTCTCGCTCCAGGCCCAATCCAAGACCGTCGCATCATGGGCGAGAATCTGACCCCGTTCATCCGAGACATGGCCGGGCTGACCCTGGGTGGGCAGCATCGCCGTGACCCAGTCACGGATGGAAACCTCAACCGGATCGCTGGACCAGTCCGTCCGATCCTGCGTAATCGTGTATTTCTTCCCGAACCAATCGACGGTTTTTCCAATCAGTTGGATGGAATCCACCGCAGGTTTCACCTTTCCTTTTCGGTCCGGCAGCTCCTGAAGCGGCGGCATGATGTCCTGCTGGTATCCTGCGGTCTGCAGGGTATTGTAGACCCGCCAGAATCCCCACATCCCGGCGACATAATGATGCGCGACGTGACAGTGGTACAGAAAATCGGCCGCGAGATGCTGGCAAAGCCCGGCGCCGCATTCGGGCTCCAGATTGAAGACCGTTTGAGGTCCGATGACCTGGACATCCACCAGCTCGCTCTTTCCGCGCATTCGTGGAAATTTTATCGGTCCCATTCGACCGTAATCAAATTCGCTCTGTTCCGCCTTCGGATCCCGCGGCCATCGGATCGTGCCGCCGTGCGGATGGTGGGAATGAAAAATGTCCGAGCCGCCATGAACCAGGCGGAATTTGGTCGGATCGCCCAGATAAGCCCTCGGGATGGGTGTGGCGGGATCTCCGAAAACGTAGGCGCTATAGGCCTCGGCCTCATCTTCAAATCCGAAGCGCGCCTTCTGATTGGCCAGGTTGTTGGTCCCGAACGGCTCGCTGCGGTAGTTCAATGCGCGGGCGGCGGGTCGATAGGCATCCGTGATCGGGTCGCGCTGCGGAATCATCTCGCCGTTTTTGCTCAGCGGCCGGAAAGCCTCGTCTCCGACTTCATGGTACATAATCATGTATTCCCGGAAATCGTGAATCCTCGAGTTCGCGATCATGGCTTCCCACCCGCTCTTGAGCGGCTCACCCGTAAACGGATCAAGATAAGTCGAGCCGGCCAGCTCCACAACCAGAACGCCGACCATACCGAGGCCGGTCTGTTCCCGGTTTCCGTGGCTGTGAAAGGTGAGGGCGCCTTCCTGGAAGTCGGGAGGAATGTACCATTCATAAGTCTGGCTCTTACCCGGAGGAACCGATGTGTCTGGATTGGTCGCGATGGCCGGTTTCCCGGTTTTTTGGATGATCGTGCTGGAGCCGTGTATGTGCAGTCCCACGGGATCTCCGCCGGTGGTTTGATTTTTAAGAGTGATGATGACGCAGTCGCCTTGATTGGCGCGTATCGTCAGAGGCTGGATCACATCGCCCTGAAGCCCGTTGGACACGGCCCCGTGATCGTTTTCCTTTTCTCGCGCGGCCTTGTTCCGGGCCTCTTCCTCGCGAACTTTGGGCAGGTTTTCATCGAGGACGTACATGTAGCCGGGATAATAATCCAGCCATTGATTCAACGTGATTTCGACATTGATCGCTGAGATGTTGAAGGTCTTCACCGGAGCCGTTTCGGGACAGCGGCCGCCGGGCGTAACGGTCTCCTCGTTATTTCCGGTCGGACCCAGCAGCACGCCCTGTTTCAACATGCCGGTGAACATGTCGAGTTGGTGGCCTGGACCTTCCATCGCCGTAAAGGCCCCTTTGGTTTTTCCAAGGGGGTCGTGCCCGGATTGTTGCATGTCCATCTTTTCGAGCGTGTCCATCTGCGTCATGCTGTCCGGTCGCCCTTCGATGGCGTCCTCGACCATGAACTGCGCCTTCAGCCGTTGCATCCATGCCGGATTGGTCTGGCTCTGATCCGGCGGTGGCTCGGATGTATTCGGCATGTCTTCCGCCCCAATGGCGATTTGTTGAAGGAGAAAAACGAATAAAAGCGCAGAGACCCCTTTCGCGACCCTAACCCATGCCCCTAGCATACATGCTCCTTTCATAATGACATATTGGCCCTGAGTAAATCGGCATTGCGCTGTTTAATGAACACGGAGCCCTTGATCGGTTTCAAAGGTCCGACGTTTGATTTGGGCGGCATCAAACTCGAAATCGACCGTGACCGCGGCGTTGGCCGGCACCTGCACAATCTTTTCAATCGGCTTGAAATGCGGGTGCCAGGCCAGGACCCGGTAGGTTCCCGGAGGCAATTGATCAATGCTGAATCTTCCATCGGTGCTCGTTTTATCGTAATATGGATTGTCCACGACAAAACCCCAGGTCTGCATAAATTCATGCATCCCGCAGATCATCTGGCCGATCTTCATGCCGGGGCCGAAATTCAAAACTCCTCCCCGGGGCTTACCGGAGACGGGGAGCGGAAAGTTCAGCAGGATATTGCCCCGCTCCCTCTGAAAGAATTGCCCGTTGTGAAAGATAGGGTCCTTGTTGACGACCGAGATCGGTCGATGATTCTCGATCACGCCGACCATGGGATGAATATGTTGGGTATGACCGTGTTCATCCGTGGTGTAGAGCTCGTTGGTGGGAACGTCCGCAGGGTGGAACATACAATCGGTCGCTTCAAACCGACCGGTGATGGGCGGGAAAGGTTTTCCGGCCTTGACATCCTGAACGGCGATGATGACATCCCGCATTCCCCCATCCGGTCCGACGGCGTATTCCTCCAGAACGATCCGGCCGTGGCCGTCCGAAATCTTTTGACAATAGGATCCGAACGGGGAGAGGGACAACAGGAAAATGCGAGGGGAGGGAACGGGACCTTTGAGGATCGCCTGGCCCGTGATGGTCCCGCCGTTTTTTACAGGTGTTTCTTCATAAGCCAGGGCGTGAGATCCGACAGTCCCCACTGCCACTGTCAGAGCGATGCAAAGGGACAGAATATTTTTCATGGCGCTTTTCCCGGATAAACCTTACGGATCCATGCCCCGAGGCACGTTTGCATGAAGACCCCGCCGTGCCGGCAATGACGCATTGGATCAGGAGGGAAATTATTTTGTGTGCAAAATAAATGCATTACATCACAGGCTATTTCCCAAGTCAAGAGAAATGTTTGAGTGGAAAATTATTATATTTTCAATGGTGGTTCGTGTTGAATTTAATGGGTTTTCGAAGGAGGATTTTGAGGTTGAAATAACAATCGACGGCAAACACTTGCCAACAGCCAGGAAGACACCAGCAGGCGAAGCCCGCCGGCCGGGCTGACACCCGCGATGGTCATGGCCGTCGGGTACGCCGTTCCGTTATGAAGCCAGCCGACCAGACCTCCGGCGAACGCGCCGGCGGTGAACTGCGTCGTCCGGACCTTTAGAATAGGCGAGCGCAGGGGTATCGATATGGGATTTTCTTTCATGCCAAAGCGGTTCCTTATCTGAAGGTCAAAGATATCCACAAGGGCATCTAAGCGGAGGCCGGCCGATTCGGTTTGGTGAGCACCGGCGGGGCGGAAATCCAAACGGCCATGGTTTGTCGCAAACCCGAAATCACATTGGGATCATCATCCCTTTTTATCGTTGTAAGTTACTGTAAGGAGCGATGGAAAGAAAAAAATCGCGTTTCGAATCCGCCCGAGAATCCCAGTTGCTTTCGGCCCTTATCCTCTGATAGAATGCCGTCCCGTTAACATAAACAATCAGGATTAATCCCAGGATATCATCCGATGAACATCCACGAATTTCAGGCCAAACAGTTGTTCGCCCAATACAACATCCCGGTGCCCCGCGGCCGAAGCGTCGCTTCGGCGGAAGAGGCAAGAACGTGGGCCGATGAACTCCGGTCCCCCGTATATGTCGTCAAAGCTCAGATCCATGCCGGCGGACGGGGCAAGGCCGGCGGAGTGAAACTGACCAAGGATCGCGCCCAAGTTGGGATCCTGGCACGACAACTATTGGGGAAGGTCCTTGTCACACATCAAACCGGTCCGGAAGGCCGGAAGGTGCAGCGTCTCCTGATCGAGGAAGGCGCCGACATCGCGACTGAACTTTACGTAAGCCTTCTGGTGGACCGGACCTCCGGCTGGCCGGTTTTTATTGCAAGCCGTGCGGGAGGAATGGAAATCGAGGAAGTCGCGGCGCATTCACCGGAGAAAATTTATAAAGCCGCGATCGATCCCTCATCCGGTTACCAGGCCTTTCACGGCCGGATGCTGGCTTATCGCTTGGGCCTCGAAAGAGAAGTTCAAGTCCCGTTTAATCAGATGATGGGGAGCCTTTACCGTCTTTTCATGGAAAAAAGCGCTTCCCTTATCGAGATCAATCCGCTCGTGATCACCCGGGATCAAAAACTGATCGCCCTGGACGCGAAGGTGACGTTTGACGACAACGCGCTCTACCGAAACGACGATATCAAGGCGCTCCGCGATCTCGATGAGGAAGATCCTCTTGAAGTCCGGGCCTCCCAGTACGGTCTAAACTATGTGAAGCTGGATGGTGAAATCGGTTGCATGGTTAACGGGGCCGGCCTCGCGATGGCCACCATGGACACCATTAAACTGGCCGGTTCTTTTCCGGCCAATTTTTTGGACGTCGGCGGCGGCGCTTCGAAGGAAACCGTAAAGCAGGCCTTTACGATTTTAATGTCCGATCCGCATGTCAAAGGCGTATTCATCAACATCTTCGGCGGAATTGTTCGCTGTGAGCGGATTGCGGGCGGGGTGATCGATGCGGCCAAGGAGGTCTCGATCCGGGTTCCCCTCGTTGTGAGACTGGAAGGAACGAACGCCGAAGAGGCCCGGCAAATGCTGGCCGCATCCGAGTTGAACCTTGTTGTGGCGCGAACGATGTGGGAGGGGGCCCAAAAGATCGCCAGCCTCATCCGGGGCTGATGCTTTTTCCATCGCGGTGGAAATGGGTCGCGCCGTTCGCGATTTTGACCGGCGCGGCCGTCATCGGGGGCTG
The window above is part of the Nitrospiria bacterium genome. Proteins encoded here:
- the sucC gene encoding ADP-forming succinate--CoA ligase subunit beta, producing MNIHEFQAKQLFAQYNIPVPRGRSVASAEEARTWADELRSPVYVVKAQIHAGGRGKAGGVKLTKDRAQVGILARQLLGKVLVTHQTGPEGRKVQRLLIEEGADIATELYVSLLVDRTSGWPVFIASRAGGMEIEEVAAHSPEKIYKAAIDPSSGYQAFHGRMLAYRLGLEREVQVPFNQMMGSLYRLFMEKSASLIEINPLVITRDQKLIALDAKVTFDDNALYRNDDIKALRDLDEEDPLEVRASQYGLNYVKLDGEIGCMVNGAGLAMATMDTIKLAGSFPANFLDVGGGASKETVKQAFTILMSDPHVKGVFINIFGGIVRCERIAGGVIDAAKEVSIRVPLVVRLEGTNAEEARQMLAASELNLVVARTMWEGAQKIASLIRG
- a CDS encoding carboxypeptidase-like regulatory domain-containing protein, translated to MKNILSLCIALTVAVGTVGSHALAYEETPVKNGGTITGQAILKGPVPSPRIFLLSLSPFGSYCQKISDGHGRIVLEEYAVGPDGGMRDVIIAVQDVKAGKPFPPITGRFEATDCMFHPADVPTNELYTTDEHGHTQHIHPMVGVIENHRPISVVNKDPIFHNGQFFQRERGNILLNFPLPVSGKPRGGVLNFGPGMKIGQMICGMHEFMQTWGFVVDNPYYDKTSTDGRFSIDQLPPGTYRVLAWHPHFKPIEKIVQVPANAAVTVDFEFDAAQIKRRTFETDQGLRVH
- a CDS encoding multicopper oxidase domain-containing protein — its product is MPNTSEPPPDQSQTNPAWMQRLKAQFMVEDAIEGRPDSMTQMDTLEKMDMQQSGHDPLGKTKGAFTAMEGPGHQLDMFTGMLKQGVLLGPTGNNEETVTPGGRCPETAPVKTFNISAINVEITLNQWLDYYPGYMYVLDENLPKVREEEARNKAAREKENDHGAVSNGLQGDVIQPLTIRANQGDCVIITLKNQTTGGDPVGLHIHGSSTIIQKTGKPAIATNPDTSVPPGKSQTYEWYIPPDFQEGALTFHSHGNREQTGLGMVGVLVVELAGSTYLDPFTGEPLKSGWEAMIANSRIHDFREYMIMYHEVGDEAFRPLSKNGEMIPQRDPITDAYRPAARALNYRSEPFGTNNLANQKARFGFEDEAEAYSAYVFGDPATPIPRAYLGDPTKFRLVHGGSDIFHSHHPHGGTIRWPRDPKAEQSEFDYGRMGPIKFPRMRGKSELVDVQVIGPQTVFNLEPECGAGLCQHLAADFLYHCHVAHHYVAGMWGFWRVYNTLQTAGYQQDIMPPLQELPDRKGKVKPAVDSIQLIGKTVDWFGKKYTITQDRTDWSSDPVEVSIRDWVTAMLPTQGQPGHVSDERGQILAHDATVLDWAWSETAKGLLAMTEPETTQVWPKYRPPTEHMGIKVGPGQRRKIAFDPVTGKIAWPALQPHFGKRPPFARNHGPAPWLEPFHVKSGGMVEKDDVFNPYADPGGPKGAGGVGGIETTRPARPGEQGPWSLCPIQSDNMAQRKLYRINVIGQLPITLAKGDGKNPPVVDNDGLLYVLKEEEAAIRADEKLRVPLVYRANVYDCIDVILTNGGWKDNEENGYASKLNIHPHFWQFDNQASDGVITGFSYEQAVRPYKDELIDGKKGLPPAMNGNLADRVKPGASSVVLTSEKAAARYHVGTDLGVGMDQVTTFEIRRIKSISGKKITFTAPLSYTHAKGEIVSVEFVRYRYYPDADFGTTYWHDHAFGAITWQHGGFGSTIIEPPGSTYHDPVTGKLKRSGYVVDIHTNEPHSTDAIGSFREMVLHIQDTVFSTANTVSTGSPPELLKQAAAAANTLLYPIEKQKNIKLTPNIYINGGSHTTGSALNMRVAPISRRLAVNPDPSLLFSSRVHGDPDTPLLRAYLGDPIMIRALVTATNETHTLHVTGHWFRFQRYNSDSQPRSAIHIGIAERHDLSIPEAGGPQHLPGDYLYYNGRISHLTEGSWGIIRVLDKERKDLQLLPGHEDIPPAAKSVCPDKAPVKKFEVLAIDKGLVYNPRAQDPIEVDFDRKEQVSNPNGKIFVLANEKTKVAAAGFQPMPLTLHVNIGDCVQVTLKNELKRGKVSFHADNLAYDPLDSQGINIGFNPGDQTVAPGASKVYTFYAPPELGENAALVQDWADGTMAQQRDGLFGAIVIGPKGSVYRDPETGTDISMENSWRADVIVDRSIPENRNRPNYRDFALFFQDEDNILGTSFMPYLEKAAGLVGINYRAEPYELRLDNGCDQTNLFTCVSDGKTGDPVTPILEAHAGDPIAIHVFGAFNEQNGVFGVEGHQWPEEPFMPNASMVSNNEFGGGELLNAYFNAGGPYRLPGDYLYMNHRMAYMEGGEWGFLRVLQSGDPRILPLNGGVKPGPPTAELKLN